A portion of the Rhinopithecus roxellana isolate Shanxi Qingling chromosome 19, ASM756505v1, whole genome shotgun sequence genome contains these proteins:
- the RTN4RL1 gene encoding reticulon-4 receptor-like 1: protein MLRKGCCVELLLLLVAAGLPLGGGCPRDCVCYPAPMTVSCQAHNFAAIPEGIPVDSERVFLQNNRIGLLQPGHFSPAMVTLWIYSNNITYIHPSTFEGFVHLEELDLGDNRQLRTLAPETFQGLVRLHALYLYKCGLSALPAGVFGGLHSLQYLYLQDNHIEYLQDDIFVDLVNLSHLFLHGNKLWSLGPGTFRGLVNLDRLLLHENQLQWVHHKAFHDLRRLTTLFLFNNSLSELQGECLAPLGALEFLRLNGNPWDCGCRARSLWEWLQRFRGSSSAVPCVSPGLRHGQDLKLLRAEDFRNCTGPASPHQIKSHTLTTTDRAARKEHHSPHGPTRSKGHPHGHPPGSRSGHRKPGKNCTSHRNRNQISKAGAGKQAPDMPDYAPDYQHKFSFDIMPTARPKRKGKCARRTPIRAPSGVQQASSASSLGASLLAWTLGLVVSLR from the coding sequence GGTGCTGTGTGgaattgctgctgctgctggtagCCGCGGGGCTGCCCCTGGGTGGCGGCTGCCCACGGGACTGCGTGTGCTACCCGGCGCCCATGACGGTCAGCTGCCAGGCACACAACTTTGCAGCCATCCCAGAGGGCATCCCCGTGGACAGCGAGCGCGTCTTCCTGCAGAACAACCGCATTGGCCTCCTCCAGCCCGGCCACTTCAGCCCCGCCATGGTCACCCTGTGGATCTACTCGAACAACATCACCTACATCCACCCCAGCACCTTCGAGGGCTTCGTGCACCTGGAGGAGCTGGACCTCGGCGACAACCGGCAGCTGCGGACGCTGGCGCCCGAGACGTTCCAGGGCCTGGTGAGGCTTCACGCCCTCTACCTCTACAAGTGTGGGCTCAGCGCCCTACCGGCCGGCGTCTTTGGCGGCCTGCACAGCCTGCAGTACCTCTACCTGCAGGACAACCACATCGAGTACCTCCAGGACGACATCTTTGTGGACCTGGTCAACCTCAGCCACCTGTTTCTCCACGGCAACAAGCTGTGGAGCCTGGGCCCGGGCACCTTCCGGGGCCTGGTGAACCTGGACCGTCTGCTGCTGCACGAGAACCAGCTGCAGTGGGTCCACCACAAGGCGTTCCACGACCTCCGCAGGCTGACCACCCTCTTCCTCTTCAACAACAGCCTCTCGGAGCTGCAGGGCGAGTGCCTGGCCCCGCTGGGGGCCCTGGAGTTTCTCCGGCTCAATGGCAACCCCTGGGACTGCGGCTGCCGTGCCCGCTCCCTGTGGGAATGGCTGCAGAGGTTCCGAGGCTCCAGCTCCGCTGTCCCCTGCGTGTCCCCCGGGCTGCGGCACGGCCAGGACCTGAAGCTGCTGAGGGCCGAGGACTTCCGGAACTGCACGGGACCAGCGTCCCCCCACCAGATCAAGTCACACACGCTCACCACCACCGACAGGGCTGCCCGCAAGGAGCACCACTCACCCCACGGCCCCACCAGGAGCAAGGGCCACCCGCATGGCCATCCACCCGGCTCCCGGTCGGGTCACAGGAAGCCGGGCAAGAACTGCACCAGCCACAGGAACCGCAATCAGATCTCTAAGGCGGGCGCTGGGAAACAGGCCCCCGACATGCCAGACTATGCACCTGACTACCAGCACAAGTTCAGTTTCGACATCATGCCCACGGCCCGGCCCAAGAGGAAGGGCAAGTGTGCCCGCAGGACCCCCATCCGTGCCCCCAGCGGGGTGCAGCAGGCCTCCTCGGCCAGTTCCCTGGGGGCCTCCCTCCTGGCCTGGACATTGGGGCTGGTGGTCTCTCTCCGCTGA